The sequence CGCACTCCTTTTAACGGCATACTCGGGTATTCGGAAATTTTGAACGACTGCCTCGAAGCTAAAGACTATGTGGCGGTAAAAGAAATTACCGAGCAGATGAAAGACGTACTCGGACGAGTGCTGGAACTATTTACGAATATAGTCGATTTATCCCAAATCGAAGCGGGCGAAGTCGAAATAGAGTACGTTATATTAAACTGTAATCAGATTATTAAACATGTCTACGACAAGAAATATAAAGAAGCAGAGAAGAAAGGGCTCGAATTTCGCCTGGGATTGAGCGATAACGAAGCTATGATTGAAGTCGACTGGGTAAAACTCGAAAAGATAATTGAACTGCTTGTAGACAATGCAATTAAATATACGCACAAAGGATATGTTTATCTGGGCAGCCAGATAGAAGGGAATAATATTAAAATTATTATTGAAGACAGCGGTATCGGCATGAATCCCGAGGATATTGAACGGCTATTATCGCCCTTCAGTCAGGAAGTCGAAGGCTACACCCGACCTTACGAAGGTCTGGGATTAGGACTGACAATTGCTCACAAACTGACTAAACTTATGAACGGAAATTTCGAAATTAATAGTGAGAAAAATAAAGGCACTCAAATTGTCTTAACATTTAACTATAAAGATTACGGTATGGAGTAACAGTGTCCGAAGCCGTCGAAAAACATATTGTGACAACGGGCAATAAGGGAGCGAGCGTTTCCGAATTCTTTAAGCTCGGCAGGGAATTGTTTGAACTCTCTTTTAAAGGAGATTTCGATTATATCAGGCATTTAAAGGACAATATTAAAATTCTCTCTTTCGACATTCCCGAGGAACTTAAAGAAATATTCATACCTTTTAACAACGCCCCTATCTATTGGGTCTACGATTCCTGGCTATTGGCTCAAATAGAAGAATATATGAAAGCGAATTTCAATCGGGCCAAATATTTCGACCTGCATAAATCGATTAAAGAAAATTATGCAAAGTGGGCTACGGCGCAGATAAGAGGCGAAAAAGAATATTACGCTAATCTTACAATGAGTTTTATAGAGCGTGATATTTATAAACACAATTTCTTTAAATTCGTTATCCAGGCTATACTTCACACATATCATAACTCAATCTATAACTTCTCAAAAGCCGACAAGCTTTTCAACGAAGTTAAACAGATGGCTGCCGCATTGAAACTGCAGGAGCCTGTATTGCATGAACTACTATACATAGTTAATCTCTTTCACGGTTTTCTATATCTTAAAGAAAAGAGATATGAAGAAGCGAATAATCTTTTCAAAGAGGCTGTAGAGACAAAGCAAAACGGTATTACGGCTAAAATTTACAGCGCTTTGTGCGAACTTAAATTAAACAACATGGAAATTGTCGAGTACTACGTCAGGGAAGTAATCACGTACGATTTCCACAGAATGATTGCGGCAATCGATGTAAATAATTTCGGTATGTTTAACTACTTCCTCATTAATGCGTTGATCTACAATCTGTTTTACGAAAAAGATTTTGCTCCGGCGCAAAAATTGATTTCGGATACTTTAAGTCCCTACAGACTTACGGAAGAAAATACATTGAAAAAAATAGCCGATAAGATTATTCTGTTAAAAGAATTAAAAGTCGACGAATACATTACGGAAGATATAAATAAACACTTTGTTTTGTTGGAAAAAGTAATTAAAGCGTACGCCGAATCTGCAAATACGCTCGTAATCGGAATGTATCCGGAATTCGAACGTAAATATCAGGAAACGCTTGACTTGATAGTGGAGGAGAAGAAGAAGAGGGAATACTTAGAAATCGAACAGAGCCTGGTTAAATACGACGAAGCTATAAATGATTATTCAGAAACCATTAAACGCTTGAAGAAAGAATTAGAAACTTTTCATGAAAAAGTTAAGAGCAATCTGGATGACGCAATCAAGACTATAAACTCGAATTACGAATATGAAAAACAGATTATAGAAGATAAAATATTGCAATTACCTCATCTTGAAAGGTATAATCCGGCAAAATCGTTCTCGGCAAACATGGTTAACAATACGATCATTGCGTTGATTGTATTTCTGATTGGCGGATTGGCGGGCTATTCGAACGAATCGTTGGCATATACTTCCGGTTATAATTCTACTATAGTAATGATCATTTTCTCCGGATTGAGATGGGGAATTGTCAGTTTCTTAATCGGAATTTTAATTTCGGGAGTAATAGCCGGTTTTGTATTAATCGACAGAGTTGACGAGAAACAAAAACTGGTTAAAAAATTGAATATGTTAAAAGTTCAAAAAGACCGGTTAATTAAAGAAGCCGAAGAATATTCAAAAGACAAAGAGACCGTGATGAGGAACAGTATTACTGCCAGCATCGACCATCACAAAAGACAGATCGATGAATTACAGGAAGAAAGGGAAAAACATCGCAAACGTATAACTGATCAAGTTGAAGAAAAAGTAAAAGAATTTATGGCCTCTCTCGACACAGTTAGGTAGTTCCCGCCTGGCTAATATTAGCCATTTCCCCACTATTGATCATAAAAACCCGTCAAATATTAAAAAAAAGCTGTTTTTAATCTGGTACAGTATTTGCATTTTCTGGTAAAAAACTGAAGGACTTATGGCGAAAATTGTAACCATTACAGGGATTCGTCCCGATTTTATCAGAATGAGCAAAGTCTTCGAAAAACTGGATGAAAATTTTGAGCATATTATGATTCATACAGGTCAGCATTACGACGATGAACTGAGCCGGATTTTTTTTAAGGAACTAAAAATAAGAAAGCCCGATTTTACGCTTCAGACGGGTAAAAACAGCAGAAATCATTACGAACAATTATCCTATTTATCGAAAGAAGTTATCTATTTACTAAAAAGAAAAAAAATCGAGCCTGATTGGGTCGTTTTTTTGGGCGATTCGAATTCGGCGCTCGTAAGCGCTCCGCTCTTTAAAGAAGGTTATAAGATTGCTCACATCGAAGGGGGTATGCGTTCCTACGACAGGAGGATGCCGGAAGAAGTCAACAGAGTAATTTGCGATTATGTATCGGACATGGTATTCGTCTATACGCCCTTATACAAGGAAAGATTGATCAAGGAAAATAAAAATCCCTCGCAAATCCACGTAGTCGGCAATACGATTGTTGAAGTGGTTAAAGACTACCTTCCGGCAGGACCGAGAGAGCGTAATTTTATAGTCGCGGATATTCATAGAAATGAAAATTTGAGCAGTCCGGCGCAATATAATCACATCCTTCAATACCTCGATACGTTGGGAAAAAAATTGGGGATGGAAGTCAGGCTTGTAAAATTTAACCGGGCTCTGAAATTAATCAGAAAATATAAACTGCTGAACGATAAAAAATATATAAAACTGGTCGGACCATACGGATTTCTCGATTATTTGAGACTTCAATATAATGCATACGGCGTTGTATCCGATTCCGGAACCAGCCAGGAAGAATGTCCTTTACTCGGCGTGCCGGTTGCAGTTCCCAGAAATTTTACGGAGCGCCCCGAATCGATAGATAACGGAAACAGTATTTTGGTCGGTGAGACGAGACCCATTGCCAGGATGGTAAAAGATACCGTGAAGTTTTTTGATAATTATTCCATATCGAAAGATAAAATCAAGTGGCTGGGCAACGGCAAAACATCCGATAAAATAATAAGAATAATAAAGAGGAATACAAAATGAAAAACGTATTGGTGGTAGGCGGAGCCGGATATGTAGGCGGCGCAATAACCGATTTGCTACTCGATTCAAATTATAACGTTCGTGTTTATGACGTTTTACTCTATGAAGATTCGTTCAGAAAACCGGTCGATTTTGTTTTTGGCGATGTTCGTGATGCCGGCAAACTTAAACCCCATCTGGAATGGGCAGACGCTGTAGTCTGGTTGGCGGCAATTGTGGGAGACGGAGCCTGTCAATTGAACCCTCAGTTGACCAAATCGATTAATCAGGACTCGGTGTCGTGGCTTGCGGACAATTACGACGGCAGAATAATTTTTATGTCGACTTGTTCGGTCTACGGCGCTCAGGATAAAGAACTTGATGAAAATTCTCCTACGAATCCTTTATCGCTTTACGCCGAAACAAAACTGAATGCTGAAAAATATTTAAAACATAAAAACGCCATGATTTTCAGACTGGGAACGCTGTTCGGTGTAGGTGATTTATACTCGCGAATACGACTCGATTTGGTTGTAAATATTTTAACGGTTAGGGCTTACGTGGAAGGTCAGATCAATGTATTCGGCGGCGACCAGTTCAGACCTCTTCTGCATGTAAAAGATGTGGCCATAGCTGTGGTTCAAAATATTGAAACGGAACACAAGGGCGTCTTTAATCTGGCAAGACAGAATGTAAGAATTATGGACCTGGCATATCAGGTAAGAATGCATTTTCCCGATTTGATTATTGAGCATACCGACATGCCTTTCCAGGATACACGCAATTACAGAGTCTCCGCACAAAAAGCGAAAGACACTTTCGGTTTTAAATCCGTTCATTCGATCGACGAAGGCATCGAAGAGCTTAAATATCTTGTTGAAACCAAGAGGATTAAAGATCTGAAAAGTCCGAGATATTCCAATCAGGCTTATTTGAAAGAACATTATAACGAATTGATGTCCGAAAAATTCAAAGAGGTAGAAGCGGCATGACTGACGAACTCAAACCGGTATTGATTAAAGGAGGTATGGCTGTTGACGACAGAGGCTCGGTGAGCTTTGTTAACGACTTTAATTTTAGTGATGTGAAGAGATTCTATATGGTGGATAATCATCGCAGTGGATTTGTACGGGCATGGCATGCTCACAAAAACGAAGCTAAATATGTTACGGCGGTAAAAGGCTCTGCGATAATCGGAGCGGTCAAAATCGATAATTGGGATAACCCTTCTAAGGATTTGGAAGTCCACAGGTTTGTCCTTTCCGAAAAAACGCCGGCTGTGCTTTACATCCCGCGCGGCTATGCAAACGGTTTTATGACGTTGACCGAAGACGCCAAACTGATTTTTTATTCGACATCGGAATTAAAAGAAAGTATCAATGACGACTATCGCTACGATGCTCGTTATTGGAATCCGTGGGAAATAGAGGAGAGATAAAATGAAGAAAATATCCGTTATAGGCGCTAGCGGAATGCTCGGCTTTGCAGTCAGTTCATATTTCGTAAGAAAAGGATACAACGTTACGGAAATTACGAGAAAAGAATTCGATATAGCGACCGATTCTATGAATAAGCTTGAGAATTTGATTGAAGGTTCGGATACTGTAATTAATTGCGCCGGGGTAATAAAACCGACAATTGCAAAGAATAGCGTTGAGGCTGTGCTCAGAATTAATTCAATGTTTCCGCGGAATCTCGCAAAACTTTGCAATAAGAAAAATATAAAATGCATTCATATTACGACGGATTGCGTCTATACCGGGAAAAAAGGAAAATATACGGAAGAGGATTATTTCGACGCCGATGATTTGTACGGTTTAAGCAAAAACGCGGGTGAAACAAATGATTGCATGGTATTGAGAACATCAATCATAG comes from Melioribacter roseus P3M-2 and encodes:
- a CDS encoding coiled-coil domain-containing protein; this translates as MSEAVEKHIVTTGNKGASVSEFFKLGRELFELSFKGDFDYIRHLKDNIKILSFDIPEELKEIFIPFNNAPIYWVYDSWLLAQIEEYMKANFNRAKYFDLHKSIKENYAKWATAQIRGEKEYYANLTMSFIERDIYKHNFFKFVIQAILHTYHNSIYNFSKADKLFNEVKQMAAALKLQEPVLHELLYIVNLFHGFLYLKEKRYEEANNLFKEAVETKQNGITAKIYSALCELKLNNMEIVEYYVREVITYDFHRMIAAIDVNNFGMFNYFLINALIYNLFYEKDFAPAQKLISDTLSPYRLTEENTLKKIADKIILLKELKVDEYITEDINKHFVLLEKVIKAYAESANTLVIGMYPEFERKYQETLDLIVEEKKKREYLEIEQSLVKYDEAINDYSETIKRLKKELETFHEKVKSNLDDAIKTINSNYEYEKQIIEDKILQLPHLERYNPAKSFSANMVNNTIIALIVFLIGGLAGYSNESLAYTSGYNSTIVMIIFSGLRWGIVSFLIGILISGVIAGFVLIDRVDEKQKLVKKLNMLKVQKDRLIKEAEEYSKDKETVMRNSITASIDHHKRQIDELQEEREKHRKRITDQVEEKVKEFMASLDTVR
- the wecB gene encoding non-hydrolyzing UDP-N-acetylglucosamine 2-epimerase — translated: MAKIVTITGIRPDFIRMSKVFEKLDENFEHIMIHTGQHYDDELSRIFFKELKIRKPDFTLQTGKNSRNHYEQLSYLSKEVIYLLKRKKIEPDWVVFLGDSNSALVSAPLFKEGYKIAHIEGGMRSYDRRMPEEVNRVICDYVSDMVFVYTPLYKERLIKENKNPSQIHVVGNTIVEVVKDYLPAGPRERNFIVADIHRNENLSSPAQYNHILQYLDTLGKKLGMEVRLVKFNRALKLIRKYKLLNDKKYIKLVGPYGFLDYLRLQYNAYGVVSDSGTSQEECPLLGVPVAVPRNFTERPESIDNGNSILVGETRPIARMVKDTVKFFDNYSISKDKIKWLGNGKTSDKIIRIIKRNTK
- a CDS encoding NAD-dependent epimerase/dehydratase family protein, with the translated sequence MKNVLVVGGAGYVGGAITDLLLDSNYNVRVYDVLLYEDSFRKPVDFVFGDVRDAGKLKPHLEWADAVVWLAAIVGDGACQLNPQLTKSINQDSVSWLADNYDGRIIFMSTCSVYGAQDKELDENSPTNPLSLYAETKLNAEKYLKHKNAMIFRLGTLFGVGDLYSRIRLDLVVNILTVRAYVEGQINVFGGDQFRPLLHVKDVAIAVVQNIETEHKGVFNLARQNVRIMDLAYQVRMHFPDLIIEHTDMPFQDTRNYRVSAQKAKDTFGFKSVHSIDEGIEELKYLVETKRIKDLKSPRYSNQAYLKEHYNELMSEKFKEVEAA
- a CDS encoding dTDP-4-dehydrorhamnose 3,5-epimerase family protein → MTDELKPVLIKGGMAVDDRGSVSFVNDFNFSDVKRFYMVDNHRSGFVRAWHAHKNEAKYVTAVKGSAIIGAVKIDNWDNPSKDLEVHRFVLSEKTPAVLYIPRGYANGFMTLTEDAKLIFYSTSELKESINDDYRYDARYWNPWEIEER
- a CDS encoding dTDP-4-dehydrorhamnose reductase family protein; the protein is MKKISVIGASGMLGFAVSSYFVRKGYNVTEITRKEFDIATDSMNKLENLIEGSDTVINCAGVIKPTIAKNSVEAVLRINSMFPRNLAKLCNKKNIKCIHITTDCVYTGKKGKYTEEDYFDADDLYGLSKNAGETNDCMVLRTSIIGEEKDNSRSLLEWAKSQAGKEVNGFMNHLWNGVTTLYLAEVIEKILIDGLYKKGIYHIFSPDTVNKYDLLKIFNEVYHLNLKINPVNAESAVDRSLDSVYGLSGIVSVKPLRRQIEEMKEFFENEKAFELL